In Plasmodium malariae genome assembly, chromosome: 11, the following proteins share a genomic window:
- the PmUG01_11055000 gene encoding conserved Plasmodium protein, unknown function, with product MKNAYCFLYFCNLFVRKDDKRKTFYNLKIKKINNVEKNTLNSTDDNYSYFDKSRNNEYENILNEIIYEYEQEEKKKKGHIAGEGEEERDRKRDEQRDEQRDVLGHKQRFDQRDGGSSYEIGENEKGGKTNWNSEEGNIASNSTTNGSSKHDEIKRIENYKENGLLNLCNLNYDILNLLLKKELKEMHSKYEKYEEDGNYNKVSLFLETQAHSKIKEKDNMYIDDSVGRYFLNIDKNFIESISEREFHVLQNDIYKNIIYLKYNLLKSYKNIIHNLKQVKQCKTEQINKHVSVVYEEDNNNNEYMNDNENDNSSSNYYNENEEIEKKNAINNDRINKMNNFSNSVHANNLDKDNVSVSNQEQNDVNKQNLEQIDEQLSLDSIKEIIDVNQRLSKLQKNYNDLKNFNISQVLNKNNFLKSLKIYNFKFHHYSSYLLSKSMKKFLKKIQQSAHVPSEGTQANNEVEMSSSDIKKGIHNDIHNNKDEGKYQENVNNHSDENKSVKKKRNDVCEKENSKEQKENILTNAENNFSYICIPKVNDSNFLMKQNKSIIINLTSMNDKENNNLQPIDELNVDTDKGILILSANEKSININVRNICDKISYLTQSLSIYPQLDYKENILENIKIIKRLLMLMVFYFNIKNIYVICLDNTSTKFFYTFLNNHDDNLFKNFVNKQKQEEYFFITLNDIKFSHIINNNFIPLYSTKNIFKNYAFIMNKEENFYDISFFKRSCLFMFLYEHNDKQNHVISSSAQHFFYYKKFDYPFIYNIDNKYSIKTLKQFNEILLYLTSWIDIFHAGENEHNTSKDDKHMQDVDIPDQEGDAEERGKEDEDEFIQNMYTDEDEDEYDDYANDKDERTCEGKYGEGISNNETDGSNYKDDEQDGKNI from the coding sequence atgaaaaatgctTACTGCTTCTTATACTTTTGTAACTTATTTGTAAGAAAAgatgataaaagaaaaactttttacaatttaaaaataaaaaaaattaacaatgtAGAAAAGAATACACTTAACAGCACGGATGATAATTACAGCTATTTCGATAAAAGTCGAAATAACGAATATGAgaacattttaaatgaaataatttatgaatatgaacaggaggaaaaaaaaaagaaaggacaTATAGCAGGTGAGGGAGAAGAAGAAAGGGACAGGAAAAGAGATGAACAAAGAGATGAACAAAGAGATGTGCTAGGACATAAACAAAGGTTTGACCAAAGAGATGGAGGAAGTAGCTACGAAATAggggaaaatgaaaaaggaggaaaaaCAAACTGGAACAGTGAAGAAGGGAATATTGCAAGTAATAGCACAACAAATGGAAGCTCTAAACATGATGAAATTAAGAgaattgaaaattataaagaaaacggtttattaaatttatgcaATTTAAactatgatatattaaatttattattaaaaaaggagtTGAAAGAAATGCATagtaaatatgaaaaatatgaagaggATGGAAATTATAATAAGGTTAGCTTATTCTTAGAAACCCAAGCCCatagcaaaataaaagaaaaagacaaCATGTACATTGATGACAGTGTTGGTAggtactttttaaatattgataaaaattttattgaatCAATTTCAGAACGAGAATTTCATGTTTTacaaaatgatatatataaaaatattatatatttaaaatataacctTTTGAAAAGCTACAAGAACATTATTCATAACTTAAAACAAGTAAAACAATGCAAAACAGAGCAAATAAACAAGCACGTTTCAGTAGTGTACGAAGAGgataacaacaataatgaATACATGAATGACAATGAAAATGATAACAGTAGTAGTAATTACTACAacgaaaatgaagaaattgaaaagaaaaatgctATAAATAATGACAGGATTAACAAAATGAACAACTTTAGTAACTCTGTTCATGCGAATAATTTGGATAAAGACAATGTCAGTGTTAGTAACCAAGAACAAAATGAtgtaaataaacaaaatttagaACAAATTGACGAACAGTTGTCCTTGGATagtataaaagaaattatcgaCGTTAACCAAAGACTTtcaaaattgcaaaaaaattataatgatttaaaaaattttaacatttctcaagttttaaataagaacaattttttaaaaagcttaaaaatatacaattttaaatTCCATCATTATAGTTCCTACTTGTTAAGCAAATCCATGAAAAAGTTCTTGAAGAAAATTCAACAAAGTGCTCATGTACCATCTGAAGGAACCCAAGCGAATAATGAAGTCGAAATGAGTTCATCAGATATCAAAAAAGGCATTCACAATGACATACACAATAACAAAGACGAAGGGAAATACCAAGAAAACGTGAATAACCACAGTGATGAGAATAAAAGCgtaaagaagaaaaggaatGACGTAtgtgaaaaggaaaattcaaaagaacaaaaagagAACATACTGACAAATGCAGAGAATAATTTCTCCTATATTTGCATTCCTAAAGTAAATGACAGTAATTTTTTGATGAAACAAAACAAATCAATTATTATCAACTTGACAAGTATGAATGATAAGGAAAATAACAATTTGCAGCCAATCGATGAGTTAAATGTTGATACAGATAAAGGTATACTTATATTAAGtgcaaatgaaaaaagtataaatattaatgtaagaaatatatgtgataaaatttcttatttaacTCAAAGTTTATCTATATACCCACAACTGGATTATAAGGAGAatattttggaaaatataaaaattattaaaagattACTCATGTTAATggtgttttattttaatataaaaaatatttatgttatatgttTAGATAATACaagtacaaaatttttttataccttTTTGAACAATCATGATgataatttgtttaaaaattttgtgaacaaacaaaaacaggaagaatatttttttattaccttaaatgatataaaattttctcatataattaataataacttTATACCTTTATATTCTacaaaaaacatttttaaaaattatgcttTTATTATGAACAAGGAAGAAAACTTTTAtgatatttcattttttaaaagatctTGCTTGTTCatgtttttatatgaacataatGATAAACAAAATCATGTAATTTCCTCATCAGcacaacattttttttattacaagaAATTTGATTATCcatttatatacaatattgATAATAAATACTCCATAAAAACGTTAAAACAATTTAACGAAATTTTGTTGTACCTTACTTCGTGGATAGACATATTTCATGCTGGGGAAAATGAACATAATACCTCAAAAGATGATAAACATATGCAGGACGTAGATATACCTGACCAGGAAGGAGATGCAGAAGAAAGAGGTAAAGAAGATGAGGATGAGTTCATTCAGAATATGTACACTGATGAGGATGAAGATGAATATGATGATTATGCTAATGATAAGGATGAAAGAACGTGCGAAGGAAAATATGGGGAAGGtatatctaataatgaaACAGATGGAAGTAATTATAAAGACGATGAACAGGATGggaaaaacatataa